Proteins encoded together in one Thermococcus barophilus MP window:
- a CDS encoding V4R domain-containing protein, translating into MVGMEDISVLIEKWRKIYKEEVKSKRKHREEIRLTPENYFNVVRPFFVKISPEDREYVRTFRMVSYGMLEYSPSLRTLILRGAGYNLARRLIETGEIRSIDDLPKVFLNQKIGLLDIVDESFSKMKVNIYECISCYRAPPIGRTLCDFEAGLIQGVMEELVGKNVTREIYCWGLGNSFCGFEVIFE; encoded by the coding sequence ATGGTTGGTATGGAAGATATTAGTGTTCTAATAGAAAAGTGGAGGAAAATTTACAAAGAGGAGGTTAAAAGCAAAAGGAAACATAGAGAAGAGATTAGACTAACCCCGGAAAATTACTTCAATGTTGTACGTCCGTTTTTCGTGAAAATCTCTCCAGAGGATAGGGAATACGTGAGGACATTCAGAATGGTTTCTTATGGCATGCTTGAATACAGCCCGTCTTTGAGAACTCTAATTTTGAGAGGTGCAGGGTATAATCTGGCTCGCAGATTGATAGAAACTGGAGAGATTAGGAGCATTGATGACCTGCCAAAAGTCTTTCTAAATCAAAAAATAGGGCTTCTTGACATTGTAGACGAGTCATTCAGCAAGATGAAAGTGAATATATATGAATGTATCAGTTGTTACCGAGCACCTCCTATTGGCAGAACCCTATGTGACTTTGAAGCAGGGCTTATTCAAGGTGTCATGGAAGAACTCGTTGGAAAGAACGTAACTCGTGAAATCTACTGCTGGGGACTTGGCAATTCTTTCTGTGGATTTGAAGTGATATTCGAGTGA
- a CDS encoding toprim domain-containing protein encodes MTIVDVRILVEGASDVEVVSKALQGLALGSEYNITISSIIPTTNLEIAKSAAAGADLLIIATDADRVGRELADRLFRELSELVGHVERMKIPLGHDLEHIDVELVRKELKNTLVRAGLKSLQLLPEYMALRNQLLDLKGKYDMLEQEKHSLENQLQEIEQKYEELKQEYQRLKDENENLKILLDKRSNLVKIEEAWKQIFPGEAVPNEEIIGKAVERLGLQGRVIVGQGYIYAEEERLIEELLKIVYLTMTIAKPEGREPPEERADESERIEETKETEVFHEKIEEL; translated from the coding sequence ATGACGATTGTGGATGTTAGAATTTTAGTTGAAGGTGCGAGCGACGTTGAGGTTGTTAGCAAAGCTCTGCAAGGTCTTGCATTGGGGAGTGAATACAACATAACGATTTCCTCAATAATTCCAACGACGAATTTAGAAATTGCAAAAAGCGCAGCTGCTGGAGCGGATTTATTAATAATAGCAACTGATGCCGATAGAGTTGGGAGGGAACTTGCAGACAGGCTTTTCAGAGAGCTCAGCGAATTAGTTGGACATGTTGAGAGGATGAAAATCCCTCTTGGGCATGACTTAGAGCATATAGATGTCGAGCTTGTGAGGAAAGAGCTCAAAAATACTCTCGTGAGAGCAGGATTGAAGAGTCTGCAGCTTCTCCCGGAGTATATGGCTCTCAGAAATCAGTTGCTTGACTTAAAGGGAAAATACGATATGCTTGAACAAGAGAAACACAGCCTCGAAAATCAGCTGCAGGAAATTGAGCAGAAATATGAAGAACTTAAGCAAGAATATCAGAGGTTAAAAGATGAAAATGAAAACTTAAAAATACTCCTTGACAAGAGAAGCAACTTGGTGAAGATTGAAGAGGCTTGGAAGCAGATTTTTCCAGGGGAGGCGGTTCCAAACGAAGAAATCATAGGGAAAGCCGTTGAAAGGCTCGGGTTACAGGGTAGGGTAATTGTCGGTCAAGGATACATTTACGCAGAGGAGGAACGGCTGATTGAAGAGCTCTTAAAGATTGTATATCTTACCATGACAATTGCAAAACCAGAAGGACGAGAACCACCAGAAGAAAGAGCTGATGAAAGTGAGAGAATAGAAGAGACTAAAGAAACTGAGGTCTTTCATGAAAAAATAGAAGAGCTTTGA
- the thiI gene encoding tRNA uracil 4-sulfurtransferase ThiI, translated as MFNCVIIRYGEIGTKSKQTRRWFEQILVNNIKEALITEGVEYKSVLAKHGRIIVKTNEAKESLDVLKRVFGIVSLSPAMEVNAELEKINKTALKLFRKKKRELNLEKPKFRVTARRITKEFPLKSPEIQAKVGEYILENEEADVDLKNYDINVGIEIMEGKAYIFVDKIKAFGGLPIGTQGKVVVLLSGGIDSPVAAFLMMKRGCEVVPVHIYMGEKTLEKVRKIWNQLKKYHYGGKSDLIVIKPKERERVLRKLKELGRENYTCIFCKFMMVENADKIAREFGAKGIVMGDSLGQVASQTLENMYIVSQASDLPIYRPLIGLDKEEIVGIAKEIGTFELSTLPEDEVPFIPKHPVIRGSWEEFKKLYREIFGEEPKERGC; from the coding sequence ATGTTTAACTGTGTGATAATTCGATATGGAGAAATCGGAACAAAATCAAAGCAAACAAGGAGATGGTTTGAGCAGATTTTGGTGAACAACATTAAAGAGGCATTGATTACTGAGGGGGTTGAATATAAAAGCGTTCTTGCAAAACATGGAAGGATAATAGTTAAAACAAATGAAGCAAAAGAGAGCTTGGATGTTTTAAAGCGGGTATTCGGTATTGTTTCCCTCTCTCCAGCGATGGAAGTTAATGCTGAATTAGAAAAAATCAACAAGACTGCTCTGAAGCTCTTCCGCAAAAAGAAGAGAGAGCTCAACTTGGAAAAGCCCAAGTTCAGAGTTACAGCGAGACGAATTACAAAGGAGTTCCCCCTGAAAAGTCCAGAAATTCAAGCTAAAGTTGGGGAGTATATCCTGGAGAATGAAGAGGCCGATGTGGATTTGAAAAACTATGACATAAATGTTGGCATTGAAATTATGGAAGGCAAAGCCTACATCTTTGTTGATAAAATAAAAGCCTTTGGCGGCTTACCAATAGGGACACAGGGAAAAGTTGTTGTCCTGCTTAGCGGCGGGATAGATTCCCCCGTGGCAGCGTTTCTCATGATGAAGAGGGGCTGTGAGGTGGTTCCAGTTCATATATACATGGGAGAGAAAACCCTTGAAAAAGTCAGAAAAATATGGAATCAGCTAAAAAAGTATCACTATGGTGGAAAAAGTGATTTAATCGTGATCAAGCCAAAGGAAAGGGAAAGGGTTCTCCGAAAGCTTAAGGAGCTTGGGAGAGAAAACTACACCTGCATTTTCTGCAAATTCATGATGGTGGAGAATGCCGATAAGATAGCGAGAGAATTTGGGGCTAAAGGCATTGTCATGGGGGACTCCCTCGGACAGGTTGCATCCCAAACGCTGGAAAATATGTATATAGTTAGCCAAGCAAGTGATTTACCTATTTACAGACCGCTCATAGGACTGGACAAGGAAGAAATAGTAGGAATAGCAAAAGAGATAGGCACTTTTGAGCTATCAACACTACCTGAAGATGAAGTCCCATTTATTCCAAAGCACCCAGTGATTAGAGGTTCTTGGGAGGAATTCAAAAAGCTCTACAGGGAGATCTTCGGGGAAGAACCAAAAGAGAGGGGATGCTAA
- the pfkC gene encoding ADP-specific phosphofructokinase, producing the protein MIDVFQDAQKLSLYLAYNVNVDAIVYLRKEHIEKLIRELGSENVRRRMEDYPREINEPIDFVARLIHALKTGKPMAVPLVNEEMHTWFDERFKYNVERIGGQVGIIANLLANLDFKKVIAYSPILAKRQAQMFVNKPNLLYPVVENGELVLKKPIEAYRENDPVKVNRIFEFRKGTRFKLGNEVIEVPHSGRFIVASRFESIRIETKEDLKPFLPKIGELVDGAILSGYQGIKKRYSDGKDANYYLRKAKEDIRLLKKNKDIKIHVEFASIQDRELRKKVIYNIFPLADSVGMDESEIAHILNSLGYPKLADRIFNYNRIEDTVLGGKIILDELNLEILQIHTIYYLMYITHKDNPLSEDELRQSLEIATTLAAARASLGDIKSPEDFKVGLRVPYNEYGEFVKLRFEEAKRKLRTREYKIVIIPTRLVKNPVSTVGLGDTISAGAFTSYLALLRRKGMY; encoded by the coding sequence ATGATTGATGTTTTTCAAGATGCCCAAAAGCTCAGCTTGTACTTAGCGTACAATGTTAACGTGGATGCAATAGTTTACCTCAGAAAGGAGCACATTGAAAAGCTGATCAGAGAGCTTGGATCAGAGAACGTAAGGAGAAGGATGGAGGATTATCCGAGAGAAATCAACGAGCCAATTGATTTCGTTGCTCGTCTTATTCATGCTCTAAAAACTGGAAAGCCTATGGCTGTTCCTCTTGTAAATGAAGAAATGCATACATGGTTTGATGAGAGATTTAAGTACAATGTGGAGAGGATTGGAGGTCAAGTTGGAATCATTGCCAACCTTCTTGCTAATCTTGATTTTAAAAAAGTTATAGCATACTCCCCCATTTTAGCTAAGAGACAGGCTCAAATGTTTGTTAACAAGCCAAATCTTCTTTATCCTGTTGTTGAGAATGGAGAGCTGGTTTTGAAGAAGCCGATTGAAGCTTATCGTGAGAATGATCCCGTAAAGGTGAACAGGATTTTTGAATTTAGAAAAGGAACAAGATTTAAGCTGGGTAATGAGGTTATAGAAGTTCCCCATTCTGGCCGCTTTATTGTTGCTTCCCGTTTTGAGAGCATTAGGATTGAGACCAAAGAAGACCTAAAGCCATTTTTACCGAAAATTGGTGAGCTTGTAGATGGTGCCATTTTATCTGGATATCAGGGAATTAAAAAACGATATTCTGATGGAAAAGATGCCAACTATTACTTAAGGAAGGCAAAGGAAGATATAAGACTTCTTAAGAAAAACAAGGACATCAAAATCCATGTGGAGTTTGCATCAATTCAGGACAGAGAGCTGAGAAAGAAGGTTATCTACAACATCTTTCCCTTAGCTGATAGCGTTGGGATGGATGAATCAGAGATTGCTCACATTTTAAATTCTCTTGGATATCCAAAGCTTGCAGATAGGATTTTTAACTACAACAGAATTGAAGATACCGTTTTGGGTGGGAAGATTATTCTTGATGAGCTCAATCTCGAAATTTTGCAGATTCATACAATCTACTATCTTATGTACATTACCCACAAAGACAACCCGCTCAGCGAAGATGAGCTTAGGCAGAGTTTGGAGATTGCAACAACACTCGCAGCAGCAAGAGCTTCTCTTGGAGACATAAAGAGTCCAGAGGACTTTAAAGTAGGCTTGAGAGTGCCGTATAATGAATATGGCGAATTCGTGAAGCTTAGGTTTGAGGAGGCAAAAAGAAAATTGAGAACGAGGGAATATAAGATTGTTATCATCCCAACAAGGCTGGTTAAAAATCCAGTATCAACAGTAGGTCTTGGAGATACTATTTCAGCAGGGGCATTTACGAGCTACCTCGCCTTATTGAGAAGAAAGGGGATGTATTAG
- a CDS encoding 7-cyano-7-deazaguanine synthase — translation MKAVALLSSGIDSPVAIYLMLKKGLEVIPIHFKQDEGKYKKVQKIWKQLKELYPERLKELVVVDVYEYQAPVFEKIMEMKKHKWICVFCKFTMYRKATEIARENGALAIITGDSLGQVASQTLDNLFIISLATDLPILRPLIGLDKEEVIKIAKKIGTFDISIEPEEGCPFVPKHPIIRGSLGEFRRIYKEIFQASC, via the coding sequence GTGAAAGCCGTTGCTTTGCTTAGCTCAGGGATAGATTCACCTGTAGCTATTTATTTAATGCTTAAAAAGGGGTTAGAGGTCATCCCAATCCACTTTAAACAAGATGAAGGCAAGTATAAAAAAGTCCAAAAAATTTGGAAGCAACTGAAGGAGCTCTACCCCGAAAGGCTGAAGGAATTAGTCGTCGTTGATGTCTATGAGTACCAAGCTCCCGTTTTTGAAAAGATTATGGAGATGAAAAAGCACAAGTGGATTTGTGTCTTTTGTAAATTCACTATGTACAGGAAAGCCACAGAGATAGCAAGAGAGAACGGGGCATTAGCCATTATAACCGGGGATTCCCTGGGACAGGTTGCATCTCAAACCCTTGATAATTTGTTTATAATTTCGCTGGCAACAGATTTGCCGATCTTGAGACCACTTATTGGATTAGACAAAGAGGAAGTCATAAAAATCGCCAAGAAAATTGGAACTTTTGATATAAGTATTGAACCTGAAGAAGGTTGCCCCTTTGTGCCAAAACATCCAATAATCAGAGGCTCGCTGGGAGAGTTCAGGAGGATATACAAAGAGATCTTCCAAGCCTCATGCTAA
- a CDS encoding cysteine synthase family protein, with amino-acid sequence MYFAKLEFFNPFSRSIKDRAVFNMLMKARERGEINGRNKLFEATSGNVGIAMASIANILGVKFRAYLPKPTPTTTEILLRVLGAEVIRTEFDTIDPAMVEFVKREAEKNNAVNLNQFENEDNFEAHYKYTAREIEKQLESIGKKPDVIVAGIGTSGHIAGISKYLKEKYDTKIIGVVPAKGEKIPGIKRLETKPKWVPMVEIDQIVEITLKEAIEGAIKIAKNDGILIGLSAGATVRALEMLRDEYKGTAVLMFPDDGFKYVEIFERYLSGRI; translated from the coding sequence ATGTATTTTGCCAAGTTAGAGTTCTTTAACCCCTTCAGCAGGAGCATAAAAGACAGAGCTGTTTTTAACATGCTTATGAAAGCCAGAGAGCGGGGAGAAATAAATGGAAGAAATAAGCTTTTTGAAGCAACTTCAGGAAACGTTGGAATTGCCATGGCTTCCATAGCAAACATCCTTGGGGTTAAATTTAGAGCATACCTACCCAAGCCAACTCCTACCACCACGGAAATTCTGTTGAGAGTTCTTGGTGCAGAAGTCATAAGGACAGAGTTCGATACAATAGACCCAGCTATGGTAGAGTTCGTGAAGAGGGAGGCAGAGAAAAACAACGCTGTAAACCTCAACCAGTTTGAAAACGAGGACAACTTTGAGGCGCATTACAAATATACCGCAAGAGAGATTGAAAAGCAATTAGAAAGCATAGGAAAAAAGCCGGATGTCATAGTGGCTGGAATCGGGACTTCAGGGCATATAGCGGGCATATCTAAGTACCTTAAAGAGAAGTACGATACTAAAATAATAGGAGTGGTTCCGGCAAAAGGAGAGAAAATCCCAGGGATAAAGAGACTTGAAACAAAGCCAAAGTGGGTGCCCATGGTAGAGATTGACCAGATAGTTGAGATAACTTTAAAAGAAGCGATAGAAGGTGCTATAAAAATTGCCAAGAACGATGGTATTTTGATAGGTTTAAGTGCAGGAGCAACTGTGAGAGCTCTCGAAATGCTCAGGGATGAATACAAAGGTACAGCAGTATTGATGTTTCCTGACGATGGATTTAAATATGTTGAGATATTTGAAAGATACTTGAGTGGCAGAATATGA
- a CDS encoding nitroreductase family protein, translating to MELSEAINKRTSVRFYEEREVDEETLRELIKAAIRAPTASGLENWLFVAYKSKDIREKLYELIKQGHIEYFTERGLPEEKMKKLLKRFEEGMYKAPIYLGVFINKNVKALKDEKYSELEFCFALESAAMAIENLMLKAVELGLGTCYIGVACFEQIEKELKKMAGLGEEYFLVGLITIGYPKGEISPRERKKSVEEVLKII from the coding sequence ATGGAGTTAAGTGAAGCTATAAACAAGAGGACATCAGTAAGATTTTATGAGGAGAGAGAGGTTGATGAGGAAACTTTAAGAGAGCTAATTAAAGCCGCCATAAGAGCACCGACTGCGAGCGGACTGGAGAACTGGCTTTTTGTAGCATACAAAAGTAAGGACATTCGGGAAAAGCTCTATGAGCTCATAAAGCAGGGGCATATCGAATATTTTACTGAAAGAGGATTACCAGAGGAAAAAATGAAGAAACTTCTCAAGAGATTCGAAGAAGGTATGTACAAGGCACCGATTTATTTGGGTGTATTTATCAACAAAAACGTTAAAGCGCTGAAAGATGAGAAATACAGCGAATTGGAGTTCTGCTTTGCATTAGAAAGTGCCGCAATGGCGATTGAGAACTTAATGCTAAAGGCTGTTGAACTCGGATTAGGGACTTGTTATATAGGGGTTGCATGCTTCGAACAAATAGAAAAGGAGCTCAAGAAGATGGCAGGTCTGGGAGAAGAGTACTTCCTTGTGGGGTTGATAACAATAGGATATCCAAAGGGCGAGATTTCTCCGAGAGAAAGAAAGAAAAGTGTCGAAGAGGTGCTAAAAATAATTTAG
- a CDS encoding maleate cis-trans isomerase family protein yields MYGWRGRIGLIVPSSNTTMEMELHSALPEGVSLHTARMPLKGITEEELLKMSSLAIDSARLLKDADVDLILYGCTSGSFIGGINFEAELEEKIEREVNIPVVTTSTAVIEALKILDAQQIMVITPYTDEINQREKEFLEANEFEVLDIRGLGIVDNVQVGKLEPYEAYRMAKAMFIDDVDAVFISCTNLRTFEIIEPLEEDLGVPVVTSNQASLWLVLRELDIRERIPWLGRLFMEY; encoded by the coding sequence ATGTATGGATGGAGAGGCAGAATTGGGCTGATTGTTCCCTCCTCAAACACCACGATGGAGATGGAGCTTCACTCTGCCCTGCCTGAGGGTGTTTCCCTTCACACAGCAAGGATGCCATTAAAAGGCATTACAGAGGAAGAACTTTTAAAAATGAGCTCCCTTGCGATTGATAGTGCACGACTTTTGAAAGATGCAGATGTCGATTTAATCCTTTATGGATGTACCAGCGGTTCTTTTATAGGTGGGATTAATTTTGAAGCTGAACTCGAGGAAAAAATTGAAAGAGAAGTCAACATTCCGGTTGTAACAACAAGCACAGCTGTTATTGAGGCACTGAAGATATTGGATGCTCAGCAGATAATGGTAATAACCCCCTATACCGATGAAATAAATCAGAGAGAAAAGGAATTTCTTGAAGCTAACGAATTTGAGGTTCTTGATATTAGAGGACTCGGAATTGTTGATAACGTTCAAGTGGGGAAGCTTGAACCCTATGAAGCTTATCGTATGGCAAAAGCAATGTTCATTGATGACGTGGATGCAGTTTTCATAAGCTGCACCAACTTAAGAACTTTTGAAATAATTGAACCCCTTGAGGAAGATTTGGGTGTACCAGTTGTTACAAGCAATCAGGCATCACTGTGGCTTGTCCTGCGAGAATTGGACATTCGGGAGAGAATTCCATGGCTTGGAAGGCTCTTCATGGAATATTGA
- a CDS encoding zinc ribbon domain-containing protein, producing the protein MYCPKCGTQLDEEFDFCPVCGYDLRKVKEKIYSKKPMSNEFRVKFPETKCTVSVVGVSEDLRKYTGKGVEINLGSLTLEDTLKVFSQLPTEYPKKDIKDLKKGKKVPVTLTLDREEGTLFVYLNPDRTYMVQGGVRKLETAFDISYNASREEVQKIIRRFYTDKNIFNEWSEQIKGLKESRRVLFYASFLDDDGVYKDICVLNDGIAIGRVDNGELIGYEFFCPYELVKEIKFKKGWLSSGVEIRYRDPEKGKTRKVEVSIGNKDEYYGLKSTLEKVIPGKVRG; encoded by the coding sequence ATGTACTGCCCAAAATGTGGAACTCAGCTCGATGAGGAGTTTGATTTTTGCCCGGTATGTGGCTACGATTTACGTAAAGTTAAGGAAAAGATTTACTCAAAAAAACCGATGTCCAATGAATTTCGTGTTAAATTCCCGGAAACCAAATGCACTGTGAGTGTTGTGGGAGTTTCTGAAGATTTGAGGAAATATACCGGGAAAGGGGTGGAGATTAATCTTGGTAGTCTAACGCTTGAAGATACGCTTAAGGTGTTTTCACAACTACCAACCGAGTATCCAAAAAAAGACATAAAAGATTTGAAAAAAGGAAAGAAAGTGCCTGTAACTCTTACGTTAGATAGAGAAGAAGGGACACTTTTCGTATATTTGAACCCGGACAGAACATATATGGTTCAGGGAGGAGTTAGAAAGCTTGAAACCGCATTTGATATCTCATACAACGCCAGCAGAGAAGAAGTTCAAAAAATTATTCGCAGGTTTTATACAGATAAGAATATTTTTAATGAGTGGTCAGAGCAGATAAAAGGATTAAAAGAATCCAGAAGAGTTCTCTTTTATGCTTCCTTCTTAGATGACGATGGTGTTTACAAAGATATTTGCGTTTTAAATGATGGCATAGCCATTGGTAGAGTTGACAACGGGGAGCTAATAGGGTACGAATTTTTCTGTCCATATGAGCTTGTGAAGGAGATTAAGTTCAAAAAGGGATGGCTGTCTTCAGGAGTCGAAATCAGATACAGAGATCCAGAAAAAGGAAAAACCAGAAAAGTGGAAGTTAGTATAGGCAATAAGGACGAGTACTATGGGCTAAAAAGTACGCTGGAGAAGGTGATCCCTGGAAAGGTTAGAGGATAA
- the sfsA gene encoding DNA/RNA nuclease SfsA — protein sequence MSVILLKLPIIEGEFIKRINRFVGLVRIRGEVKKALITNTGRLEEFMIKGRKCFCIPKQGGKTDFILVAFEDKNSKGAVIDTRTQAKAFERAAELGLISWLKDCYIKKREVKVGASRLDYLLECSGEEIWVEMKSAVLREGEYAMYPDCPSLRGQKHIRELIKLREEGKRAMIVFIGALPEVRKFKPYAKGDPKIARLLKEAKAKGVEIRALSIALLPSGEVVLERDNLEVEI from the coding sequence ATTTCTGTGATACTCCTAAAGCTTCCCATCATTGAAGGAGAGTTCATTAAAAGGATAAACAGATTTGTTGGGTTGGTCAGAATAAGAGGTGAAGTCAAAAAAGCTCTTATAACAAACACTGGTCGCTTAGAGGAATTTATGATTAAAGGTAGAAAGTGCTTCTGTATTCCAAAACAAGGAGGAAAAACAGACTTTATTTTAGTTGCATTTGAAGATAAAAATTCGAAGGGAGCGGTAATTGATACAAGAACTCAAGCAAAAGCATTTGAGAGGGCTGCAGAGCTTGGATTAATTTCATGGCTGAAAGATTGCTACATTAAAAAGAGGGAAGTCAAAGTTGGAGCTTCTCGACTGGACTACCTTTTAGAGTGCAGTGGAGAAGAAATTTGGGTTGAAATGAAAAGTGCTGTGCTTAGAGAAGGAGAATATGCAATGTATCCCGACTGTCCGAGCTTAAGAGGTCAGAAGCACATCAGAGAGCTCATAAAACTCCGAGAGGAGGGTAAAAGAGCTATGATTGTTTTTATTGGTGCTTTGCCAGAGGTTAGGAAGTTTAAGCCTTATGCCAAAGGTGATCCGAAAATTGCAAGGCTTTTAAAGGAAGCAAAAGCTAAAGGAGTTGAAATAAGAGCTTTGAGTATAGCTCTCTTACCCTCAGGAGAAGTTGTTCTTGAAAGAGATAATCTTGAGGTTGAAATTTAG
- the xerA gene encoding site-specific tyrosine recombinase/integron integrase, with protein sequence MNIEEFEMYLELEGKSQNTVRMYSYYVKKFLEEGNDLNARSALRFLAVLKRSGYSNKSLNLVVQALKAYFRFEGLEEEAKKIKSPKVPRSLPKSLTKEEVKKLLSVIPPTRKRDRLIVLLLYGSGLRVSELCNLKINDVDFKRSLIIVRGGKGGKDRIVPVPGALLKEIEDYLKMRNDDSEYLLVEERRSRKDRLSPKTVWYILNKYGKKAGIKVTPHMLRHSFATHMLENGIDIRVIQEILGHSNLSTTQIYTKVTVEHLRRAQEKAKLIESLIE encoded by the coding sequence ATGAACATTGAAGAATTTGAAATGTATCTTGAATTAGAAGGCAAAAGCCAGAATACAGTTAGGATGTATTCCTATTATGTGAAAAAATTCTTAGAAGAAGGAAATGATTTAAACGCCCGCTCTGCCCTTCGCTTCTTGGCAGTGCTTAAAAGGAGTGGATATTCAAATAAAAGTTTAAATCTCGTTGTTCAAGCATTAAAAGCCTACTTTAGGTTTGAAGGGCTTGAAGAGGAAGCTAAGAAAATAAAATCTCCGAAAGTCCCCAGAAGCTTACCAAAAAGTTTAACAAAAGAGGAAGTGAAGAAACTCCTAAGTGTAATTCCACCAACAAGGAAGAGGGACAGGCTTATTGTATTACTGCTCTACGGCTCTGGACTTAGAGTAAGCGAGCTCTGCAATTTAAAAATCAATGACGTTGACTTTAAGCGCTCTTTAATCATCGTCAGAGGCGGGAAAGGCGGAAAAGATAGGATAGTACCAGTTCCAGGAGCTCTCCTCAAAGAGATTGAAGATTACTTAAAAATGAGAAATGACGACAGTGAATATCTGCTTGTTGAAGAAAGAAGAAGCAGAAAAGACAGGCTCTCACCAAAAACAGTATGGTACATTCTCAACAAATATGGAAAAAAAGCCGGGATCAAGGTAACCCCCCACATGCTCAGGCACAGCTTTGCTACCCACATGCTCGAAAACGGGATTGATATTAGGGTCATTCAGGAAATCCTTGGACATTCAAACCTCTCAACGACCCAAATCTACACCAAAGTAACAGTTGAACACTTAAGGAGAGCACAAGAAAAGGCAAAGCTAATTGAGAGTTTGATAGAATAA